In Bacteroidia bacterium, one DNA window encodes the following:
- a CDS encoding nucleotidyl transferase AbiEii/AbiGii toxin family protein has product MQRQYYEHNLYPLQDKMLALVADCNTPFYLTGGTALSRFYLHHRYSDDLDFFVNCDEKFTEYVNNIVERAKKIFATRISISDTDFARIYISEGKTELKVEFINDVSFHFGDFVYHGKYKTDNP; this is encoded by the coding sequence ATGCAAAGACAATACTACGAACATAATCTTTATCCTTTGCAGGATAAAATGCTTGCTCTGGTTGCAGATTGCAATACCCCGTTTTACCTGACGGGCGGAACTGCATTGAGCAGGTTTTATCTGCACCACCGCTATTCCGATGATTTGGATTTTTTTGTAAACTGCGATGAAAAATTCACAGAATATGTAAATAACATTGTTGAAAGGGCAAAGAAAATATTTGCGACACGAATATCCATTTCTGATACGGACTTTGCACGGATTTATATTTCCGAAGGCAAAACAGAATTAAAAGTTGAATTTATAAACGATGTTAGTTTTCATTTTGGAGATTTCGTGTACCATGGAAAATATAAAACAGATAACCCTTGA